A genomic segment from Octopus sinensis linkage group LG4, ASM634580v1, whole genome shotgun sequence encodes:
- the LOC115210679 gene encoding glutathione S-transferase A, with protein sequence MLSLSRDSESLPSFSSKSMMSDITLYWGSGSIPCWRIMITLEEKGLDYNSRLMSFEKKEHKSKEITTLNPRGQLPTMKVGDCVVNESFAACDYLETVYKDKGTSLYPPASSEKQLALVLQKMHETCNIQQKMVTNIIYYLWGNPNPDKDLLTKRHAELAEELVRWEDYMKELKSTFLTGPDITMADVMFFPYIAFGVRSGLQLESRYPCLAAYYNMMKERPSVKKSWPPHWKGTSNNNVLADV encoded by the coding sequence ATGTTATCTCTGTCACGTGATAGCGAATCTTTGCCAAGCTTTAGTTCGAAGTCGATGATGTCTGATATCACGTTGTACTGGGGCTCTGGGAGTATACCATGTTGGCGCATTATGATTACTTTAGAAGAAAAGGGGTTGGATTACAACTCCAGATTGATGTCGTTCgagaaaaaagaacacaaaagTAAGGAAATTACGACGCTAAACCCTCGTGGTCAGCTGCCCACCATGAAAGTTGGCGACTGTGTTGTGAACGAGTCGTTCGCTGCTTGCGATTACCTGGAGACTGTCTACAAGGACAAGGGCACCTCTTTGTACCCACCTGCGTCGTCTGAAAAGCAGCTAGCCTTGGTCCTTCAAAAAATGCATGAAACGTGTAATATTCAGCAGAAGATGGTTACTAATATTATTTACTATCTGTGGGGTAACCCGAACCCGGACAAAGATCTGCTGACTAAACGACACGCGGAGCTGGCTGAAGAACTGGTTCGCTGGGAGGACTACATGAAGGAGCTGAAATCGACCTTTCTAACTGGGCCTGATATAACCATGGCAGATGTAATGTTTTTCCCATATATTGCTTTCGGAGTTCGATCTGGCCTGCAGCTGGAAAGTCGTTATCCGTGTTTGGCAGCCTACTACAATATGATGAAGGAGAGACCGAGTGTGAAAAAATCTTGGCCACCACATTGGAAAGGCACTTCAAATAATAACGTACTGGCTGATGTCTAA